One window of the Tetragenococcus koreensis genome contains the following:
- a CDS encoding DNA internalization-related competence protein ComEC/Rec2: MFFPIAIAASLLNAYLLHQPFLLLVSLYFLFVICCKKQVVLGLLCIFCSFFLLLRTQISALPTPPAPEEKLTTKIKIYNDTIKINGDLVSFEGKMDKWKVDVQYQVASEAEQKNWQKRANWSKEIQTKGAFLPTEGKRNLHGFDGKWFAFSNHKLGTFRIEEIQNKRALSRTSILRQWRACGIDWVQENFAKKSTPYILSLLFGYRDTSFQQIKEIYSSAGILHLFTISGMHVYLFYGWIFYFLRRTQLTFTEFGGIFFLFIALSIVIFGQTVSVWRAALMYMLRLLFKEMNIHLSSLDRFSIVLFLLLLHDPKTLLQFSGILSLWISWVILLDQPRLKTKWQQLFHSQEITLLAAPLIMYMFFELPILGGLLTALFIPLFSQLLLPLLVSTCFFKLLGFSSNIPEILLEKIIIFFEHLLSFTKSFVLTTGQPSLILTILALVAGVYIYQNYRKRWLFIPTLVLVAFQVCSLETSIAFVDVGQGDSIVIQTPFKQEVYVIDTGGKVNFFEDNWQSRNYRTNAEYTLIPYLKGEGVKKIDGLFLTHGDTDHMGDAQKLMEEFKIETLYLGKGSQQSSNIKKLLKNLTENTIVKETGSKDQVGKKLKLHVLAPEHVGKGENEDSLVIGTTIYGVNFVMTGDLDQAGEKKVMQDYPGLQADVLKLGHHGSRTSTAPAFIKQLQPKQGIISCGKDNRFNHPHPEVVDTLQDHQVQILRTDEQGMIRYSWQMFAPKMSISQQKEG, encoded by the coding sequence TTGTTTTTTCCTATAGCCATAGCTGCTAGTTTATTGAATGCTTACTTACTTCATCAACCGTTTTTATTATTAGTTAGTCTTTACTTTTTATTTGTGATCTGCTGCAAAAAACAAGTAGTCTTAGGATTACTCTGTATTTTTTGCAGCTTTTTTCTATTGTTAAGGACACAAATCAGTGCTTTACCAACCCCACCAGCACCCGAAGAAAAGCTGACTACAAAAATTAAAATTTATAATGATACAATTAAAATTAACGGCGACTTAGTTTCTTTTGAAGGGAAAATGGACAAATGGAAAGTTGATGTGCAGTACCAAGTTGCAAGTGAAGCAGAACAAAAAAATTGGCAAAAGCGTGCCAACTGGAGTAAAGAAATACAAACGAAAGGTGCATTTTTACCTACAGAGGGAAAACGTAATTTACACGGTTTTGACGGAAAATGGTTTGCCTTTTCTAACCATAAACTAGGAACTTTTCGTATTGAAGAAATACAAAATAAACGTGCTTTAAGCCGAACTTCTATCTTAAGACAGTGGCGTGCTTGTGGCATTGATTGGGTACAGGAAAATTTTGCAAAAAAATCTACTCCTTATATATTGTCTTTACTTTTTGGTTATCGTGATACGAGTTTTCAACAAATTAAAGAAATATATAGTAGTGCAGGAATCTTACATTTATTTACCATTTCAGGTATGCACGTTTATCTGTTTTATGGCTGGATATTTTATTTTCTGCGTCGTACACAGTTAACTTTCACCGAATTTGGAGGCATTTTTTTCTTGTTCATCGCCCTTAGTATCGTCATTTTTGGACAAACCGTCAGTGTCTGGCGGGCAGCTCTTATGTATATGTTGCGTTTACTTTTTAAAGAGATGAATATCCATCTATCGAGTTTAGACCGTTTCAGCATTGTGTTGTTTTTATTACTGTTACATGATCCTAAAACGTTGCTACAATTTTCTGGCATTTTATCGCTTTGGATATCTTGGGTGATTTTACTAGATCAGCCTAGGCTAAAAACGAAATGGCAACAACTCTTTCATTCTCAAGAAATTACCTTATTGGCTGCTCCATTAATTATGTATATGTTTTTTGAATTACCCATTTTAGGTGGCTTACTAACGGCTTTGTTTATTCCATTATTCAGTCAATTACTATTACCCTTATTAGTTAGTACTTGCTTTTTTAAACTATTAGGATTTTCCTCTAATATACCAGAGATTTTATTGGAAAAAATCATTATTTTCTTTGAACATTTGCTTAGCTTTACTAAATCCTTTGTTTTAACTACAGGACAACCCTCACTTATTTTAACTATACTAGCTTTAGTAGCAGGTGTTTACATCTATCAAAATTATCGAAAACGCTGGCTATTTATACCGACGCTTGTGCTGGTCGCTTTTCAAGTATGCTCATTAGAAACCTCAATTGCCTTTGTCGATGTGGGTCAAGGAGATAGTATCGTAATTCAAACTCCTTTTAAACAAGAGGTCTATGTCATTGATACCGGTGGCAAGGTGAATTTTTTTGAAGACAATTGGCAAAGTAGAAATTATCGTACGAATGCAGAGTACACATTAATTCCTTACTTGAAAGGGGAGGGCGTCAAAAAAATCGACGGTTTATTTCTAACCCATGGTGATACGGACCATATGGGCGATGCGCAAAAATTAATGGAAGAATTTAAGATTGAAACACTTTATCTAGGTAAGGGAAGTCAACAAAGTTCCAACATCAAAAAACTTTTAAAAAACTTGACGGAAAATACCATTGTCAAAGAGACCGGTAGTAAAGACCAAGTTGGAAAAAAACTAAAACTTCATGTTTTAGCGCCCGAACATGTTGGAAAAGGGGAGAATGAAGACTCATTAGTCATTGGGACCACAATCTATGGTGTAAATTTTGTAATGACTGGTGATTTAGACCAAGCTGGCGAAAAAAAGGTGATGCAAGATTATCCTGGATTACAAGCAGATGTCTTAAAACTAGGACACCATGGCAGTCGGACTTCAACCGCGCCAGCATTTATTAAACAGCTACAACCTAAACAGGGAATTATTTCTTGCGGAAAAGACAATCGGTTTAACCATCCGCACCCAGAAGTTGTCGACACCTTACAGGATCATCAGGTTCAAATTTTAAGAACAGATGAGCAAGGAATGATTCGTTACTCATGGCAAATGTTTGCGCCTAAGATGTCTATTTCACAACAAAAAGAAGGGTAG
- a CDS encoding ComE operon protein 2, with the protein MTDKRIPWDQYFMAQALLLSLRSTCTRLEVGATLVRDRRIIAGGYNGSVSGDTHCIDDGCYLVDGHCIRTIHAEMNAILQCAKLGISTEGAEIYVTHFPCLQCTKALLQAGVKTIHYLHNYHNDPYGLELIEQVGGSVHQVELEPHYFEKLSFGQLNEEQP; encoded by the coding sequence ATGACAGATAAACGAATACCCTGGGATCAGTACTTCATGGCTCAAGCATTGCTCTTATCCTTACGAAGCACTTGTACTCGTCTTGAAGTAGGTGCTACCTTGGTCAGAGACCGACGAATCATTGCTGGTGGTTATAATGGTTCGGTTTCCGGTGATACACATTGTATTGACGATGGTTGTTATTTAGTTGACGGCCACTGTATACGTACAATTCACGCAGAAATGAATGCGATATTACAATGTGCTAAATTAGGAATTTCTACTGAAGGCGCCGAAATTTACGTTACACATTTTCCTTGTTTGCAGTGTACTAAAGCACTATTGCAAGCAGGTGTTAAGACAATTCATTATCTTCATAATTATCATAATGATCCTTATGGCTTAGAGTTAATTGAGCAAGTCGGCGGATCTGTTCACCAAGTCGAACTTGAACCTCATTATTTTGAAAAATTATCTTTTGGTCAATTAAATGAAGAACAGCCTTGA
- a CDS encoding helix-hairpin-helix domain-containing protein — protein sequence MTIKERMKKFLPLIIGIFILIVAIVFYFTQTNKEQTAWEKSDEPFQQMTTTTEEQTEETGKIMVDIKGEVNKPGVYELTGDARVKEVILEAGGFTKNAEEKQLNLAEKLSDQQMIYVPNKTEAEEMEVAGEVQEESQTEEMIDINAADLTELQELSGIGPAKAQDIIDYREENGPFETVDELNEVSGFGEKTVEKLRESIKI from the coding sequence GTGACGATTAAGGAACGGATGAAAAAATTTTTGCCTTTAATTATAGGCATTTTTATTTTAATAGTAGCCATTGTCTTTTATTTTACCCAAACAAATAAGGAGCAAACTGCTTGGGAGAAATCTGATGAACCGTTCCAACAAATGACTACAACCACTGAAGAGCAAACCGAAGAAACAGGTAAAATTATGGTTGATATTAAAGGAGAGGTCAATAAACCAGGAGTATACGAGCTTACAGGAGATGCTCGGGTCAAAGAAGTCATCTTAGAAGCAGGGGGATTCACTAAAAATGCTGAAGAAAAACAATTAAATTTAGCTGAAAAATTAAGTGACCAACAAATGATCTACGTCCCAAACAAAACAGAAGCTGAGGAGATGGAAGTAGCAGGAGAAGTACAAGAAGAAAGTCAAACTGAAGAAATGATTGATATTAATGCAGCAGATTTAACCGAATTACAAGAATTAAGCGGTATTGGACCAGCTAAGGCGCAAGATATCATAGATTATCGTGAGGAAAATGGACCTTTTGAAACAGTTGATGAATTAAATGAAGTTTCAGGTTTTGGTGAAAAGACAGTTGAAAAATTGCGTGAATCAATTAAAATATAG
- a CDS encoding HAD-IA family hydrolase: MFNTFIWDFDGTLFDTYPMIVQGYVLALKDYGIESSKEEVYRILKEYSSAAIAEKYRLDFTELSKKAKKHEEKVAYVPKSFAGTQDVLQKIVANNKKNMILTHRLSASTQKLLEYEQLADLVTEIVGPENNFARKPDPEALNYLLDKYSLDPETTVMIGDRALDVDAGKNTGVQTLFFDNENLLTDIQADYRVTSIPAIKEFI; the protein is encoded by the coding sequence TTGTTTAATACATTTATATGGGATTTTGATGGGACGCTATTTGACACCTATCCAATGATTGTACAAGGTTATGTCTTAGCTTTAAAAGATTATGGTATTGAAAGTAGTAAAGAAGAAGTTTACCGTATTTTAAAAGAGTATTCTTCGGCTGCGATTGCTGAAAAATATCGATTAGACTTTACGGAACTATCTAAAAAAGCCAAAAAGCATGAAGAAAAAGTTGCCTATGTTCCTAAAAGCTTTGCAGGAACGCAGGATGTCTTACAAAAAATTGTTGCTAATAACAAAAAGAACATGATTCTAACACATCGACTGTCAGCTTCAACGCAAAAGTTATTAGAATATGAACAACTAGCTGATTTGGTTACAGAAATCGTGGGACCAGAAAATAATTTTGCAAGAAAACCTGATCCGGAAGCATTGAATTATTTGCTGGATAAGTATTCATTAGATCCTGAAACTACGGTTATGATTGGTGACCGTGCTTTGGATGTGGATGCAGGTAAAAATACAGGTGTTCAAACCTTATTTTTTGATAACGAAAATTTACTTACCGACATTCAAGCCGATTATCGAGTTACATCTATACCAGCAATAAAAGAATTCATTTAG